From the genome of Mesorhizobium japonicum MAFF 303099, one region includes:
- a CDS encoding GNAT family N-acetyltransferase encodes MKPMRTERLILRNWEERDRELFHRINSDERVMEFFPFRRDRAAADAKMDEFRAWIDEDGYGFAAAEIAATGECIGFVGLLDTDHVPSLPAGTIEIGWRLAPEFWGKGYVTEASEAWLAYGFKTLAVDEIVSFAVAANHRSTAVMKRLGMTADPAADFDHPDIPDSHPALKRHVLYRLSREDWQARKKAAG; translated from the coding sequence ATGAAACCCATGCGCACCGAGCGCCTCATCCTGCGCAATTGGGAAGAGCGCGACCGCGAGCTCTTCCATCGCATCAATTCCGACGAGCGCGTCATGGAATTCTTCCCGTTCCGCCGCGACCGTGCCGCGGCGGACGCCAAGATGGACGAATTCCGCGCCTGGATCGATGAGGACGGCTATGGCTTCGCCGCGGCCGAGATTGCCGCGACTGGCGAATGTATCGGTTTCGTCGGTCTCCTCGATACCGATCACGTGCCATCCCTGCCGGCCGGCACCATCGAGATCGGCTGGCGGCTCGCGCCCGAATTCTGGGGCAAGGGCTATGTCACCGAGGCGTCGGAAGCCTGGCTGGCTTACGGTTTCAAGACATTGGCCGTCGACGAGATCGTCTCCTTCGCGGTCGCGGCAAACCACCGCTCGACCGCCGTCATGAAACGCCTCGGCATGACAGCCGACCCAGCGGCTGACTTCGACCATCCCGACATTCCCGACAGCCATCCCGCGCTCAAGCGGCATGTGCTCTACCGGCTTTCGCGCGAGGATTGGCAGGCAAGAAAAAAGGCGGCCGGTTAG